The following coding sequences lie in one Amycolatopsis cihanbeyliensis genomic window:
- a CDS encoding scabin-related ADP-ribosyltransferase produces the protein MLLGLVFALVAGLLGPGVRYIGPRPDAEDRLEAAMEQAPDQEWGSATTSSPGEAGGEPNRATARSLQSKYPEIKGGGAADRGNEVRVEQRPESVRGFDEGTSRELPGLRTEHERTYRNDDGTYTTEFGREALNYRDEHGDYQPIDPTLTPLPGARGWRNSGDNVRLEFARSADAPTLASAWLDERHEFGFALAGASGVTGEVDGATVTYRGVRRDADLRIDSLAGGFKETIVLSSPDAPHAWTFPLRLKGLTPSVVDGSVVLKDSTGRERARIPAGFMTDAKRDPQTGDFTTSHGVTYRLVEHGGQPALRVELDSAWLRDPARQYPVEVDPSLDTSQANHSMYVQNGNRFDGGTQLKVGTTGSLRTASYLAFDGIQDRLRNHKIFGAQLGLTNMWSWSCRPRPVTVHGVTSPWGSSGGYPGPAVGSALARESFARGYIGLHQHASSCPTATETINLGRGGRDLVQRWVTGAQPNYGLSVRASATDRFGWKKFAGHRTANPPRLFVTHSAYDARYRVDRGVPEPPVTRTQGGKVKITVTNRGAHTWTREDFALGYRAFTAKGRPVESTEAASLPHDVPRGGSVTLEALIKPLDPGDYLLDFSMLRRGGPWFTDEQIPPTRLVMTVFDVPPIVKAQYPPNGYSAPTLTPQLWVDAVDVDAPVDTDLRYRFEICRDYEEQPDGSLRGISCTDSGYVDKRTWTVPEGALRWSEDYQWRAFAYDGNSESQKLPPSHILTAVPQPEITAHLANAPYSGLKKDFDPQTGNYFSSAIDASVSTTGPELTVARTYNSLDPRKKLLFGAGWSTRYDMRVYPDEDGSGNVVVTYPDGQQVRFGRNHDGTFSAPPGRQVDFHAKLPEEGGGWVMVDKKSTRYEFRYDGVLMTVRDKAGHMVELDYNPLDKLRRAISRTSDRVLYFDWSGDHISSVKTDPVEGEQLTWTYGYEGDRLTKVCDPLGGCTNYEYTSGSHYRSSVIDSRPASYWRLGEAEGSTANSQIGVKLGEDNGTYENVTLGKPGALADSADSAVEFDGNSSAITVPDGTVRKNRDLSIELWFKTTEGGPLFGYQRAPIDETPSGAVPALYVGNDGKLRGQFWNGTVDMITSAEPVNDDQWHHVVLSGSLATQTMYLDGQKVGTAEGEIDHDDLTYNQIGAAYTVPPSSWPEWGSQPRRHFSGQIDEVAFYEYPLGATAARAHFEARASADYLTKVTLPSGRVAAEMSYDTEADRLREYTDRNGGHWELGRSRVTGTENNLVRTTTVTDPGGRKHIYDYDPIRGRILRYIAPLGLGLRPEDRRSDDDLPAPPEIPGCDDLPPPTDDGDPEHCGGPSNGGSDWVGGPVLGQGVRTYDYDEEGFQTTIGDELGNEVVLTNDERGNVLSRKTCRVRPDNCQTTYYEYYVDENDVTDPRNDKLLAARDPRSSGPDDDTYATKHRYTGTGVRGLLRTTTTPDGAVVRHTYTTRKDAAVDGGSTPEGLPATTTDERGGVTSYRYYNNGDLASVENPAGLRTTYTYDVLGRKITETQHSEAHPDGLTTRFEYDELSRPISVTAPPVTDAVTGDTHTGQTVTSYDADGNETRVETRDLTGGDPSRVTAKGYDEHGRVDEVTDAEGGKTFYGYDGFGNRTWKVDPNGNKYEYGYTARNAIAEVRLRGWHGEPLDPAESGGGDGEGNAEAGESLVLASFGYDLAGRKVRETDAMGRTLRYHHYEDDKVRKVVAKKVNDPFDPEAPIRDVTLSEFSYDAAGRLTRETDAAGLVTEYEYDKLGRRIAEIQDPGGLAQRTELTYAPGGDVTKVVHSGQSSNSTRLDRGRVEITEYGYDRAGRTTSETVHNGSRKLVTAHTYDERGLRTSSTDPRGSTTDFGYDSVGQPTTVTQPDVEVETGGGEPEQVRPRMVTGYNTFGEATAQRDENGHVSTVRYDGLGRAVEVSSPEYRRPGADSAARAVTRTEYDAAGNPITVTDPRGAVTRYRYDQLGRMVERTDPRADAGDEPGGVWRYAYTHTGEPLSVTDPTGARTEATYDDLGRQVTATELERWPEAAAYTARMHYDDAGNLTSVVSPTGATTRHDYDVLGQRTKSTDPAGVVTRYGYDLAGQQVRVSDGHGRTTYRSFDQAGRNTGVYQLDAAERVLRKTSFGYDKAGNRVSVTDPYARVAEFQYDSHNRLVRQEELVSGEDKIVTGFGYDAAGNLTRSTDGRGNETVQTYNVLGLPESVIEPPTEAHPAAGDRTWTLGYDLAGNPVTEQAPGDVTRQRTYDALGRLVRETGTGAQEPTAERTQRFDAAGRLLAVSAPGGEKTFGYNDRGALLTSEGPVSGKSEYSYDAAGRLTRRVDAAGTSAFTYNQGRLAGATDGITGVTQGYSYDDAGALAAVDYGGGRLREYGYDDFGRRISDTLRGSGGSVLAATEYGYDLADRITSKKTTGTAGAGENTYSYDHAGRMTSWTRDGTTTDYEWDASGNRTRAGDRAATFDERNRQLTDGDTPLTWTARGTLASRGETQYGFDAFDRAVRRGSVSYEYDGLDRMSARNDQSFGYDGASLNLVSTGTSVFARGADGGLLAQSAGGSGQLAITDLHQDVVAGLDPAGDELAGSAAYDPFGQPLASDGTRSALGYQSDYTDPASGEVDMGARWYTPGTGTFTARDSIDLPRTPSNAANRYTYALGSPTNYTDPDGRTPLAVCVAAPTACAAAGATAVRLAGAGVRFAIGLISRLAGSSGRDEPAPPPQPQPQPVPTLSPGSLSFALRITFAIQAMVRSGLNIRDAIDQAGEQYGEGQVQAALSNPSVGAPPPPPPGIKARKDARQKAINVALPIPEQAKKLIYTNGIVSASPSTPADTVVDVVDKVQDLSGVYGRIKETVLDASKPVINNVAGKPISELAPTQFQQMGGFQGGLRRQRVDGSWYRTSAIWRLNPGSVSDELDARNITPQGYRWRTDSHLLYRLERSSAENDRGPGVIFEQGFRSLDMGGQHDVPSYVADNQKSPFVSTTYRDDMYKEWSKSTHMYIVDAPGGIHVNDTIGSKHQYASQQEVIFPGGIASRYIVGVRRIDRESGTLGPVVRNPYYRPWR, from the coding sequence GTGCTGCTGGGGCTGGTTTTCGCGCTGGTAGCGGGCCTGCTCGGACCAGGGGTCCGGTATATCGGTCCGCGACCGGATGCGGAGGACCGGCTCGAGGCCGCCATGGAGCAGGCTCCGGACCAGGAGTGGGGTTCCGCGACCACTTCGTCCCCTGGTGAAGCGGGTGGTGAGCCCAACAGGGCCACCGCGCGATCGCTGCAATCGAAGTATCCCGAGATCAAGGGCGGGGGCGCCGCCGATCGCGGCAACGAGGTCCGGGTCGAGCAGCGTCCGGAATCGGTGCGCGGCTTCGACGAGGGGACCAGCCGCGAGTTGCCCGGCCTGCGCACCGAGCACGAACGCACCTACCGCAACGACGACGGCACCTACACCACGGAGTTCGGCAGGGAGGCCCTCAACTACCGGGACGAGCACGGCGACTACCAGCCGATCGATCCCACCCTGACCCCGCTGCCGGGCGCCCGCGGCTGGCGAAACAGCGGCGACAACGTGCGGCTGGAGTTCGCCCGTTCGGCGGACGCACCGACGCTGGCCAGTGCGTGGCTGGACGAGCGACACGAGTTCGGGTTCGCGCTCGCCGGGGCCTCGGGTGTCACCGGCGAGGTCGACGGCGCGACGGTCACCTACCGCGGGGTGCGGCGAGACGCGGACCTGCGGATCGACTCCCTCGCAGGCGGGTTCAAGGAGACCATCGTCCTCTCCTCCCCGGACGCCCCGCACGCCTGGACCTTCCCGTTGCGTTTGAAAGGGCTCACACCGTCCGTCGTGGACGGATCGGTGGTGCTGAAGGACTCGACCGGCCGGGAACGGGCACGGATCCCCGCCGGGTTCATGACCGACGCCAAACGGGATCCGCAGACCGGGGACTTCACCACCTCACACGGCGTGACCTACCGGCTCGTCGAGCATGGCGGGCAACCCGCGCTGCGGGTCGAACTGGACTCGGCCTGGCTGCGGGACCCGGCCCGGCAGTACCCGGTGGAGGTGGACCCCAGCCTGGACACCTCACAGGCGAACCACAGCATGTACGTGCAGAACGGCAACCGGTTCGACGGCGGCACCCAGCTGAAGGTCGGCACCACCGGAAGCCTGCGCACCGCGAGCTATCTGGCGTTCGACGGGATCCAGGATCGGTTGCGCAATCACAAGATCTTCGGTGCGCAGCTCGGCCTGACCAACATGTGGTCCTGGTCCTGCCGGCCCCGGCCGGTGACCGTGCACGGCGTGACCTCCCCATGGGGCAGCAGCGGTGGCTATCCCGGCCCCGCTGTCGGGTCCGCACTGGCGCGGGAGTCCTTCGCCCGCGGCTACATCGGCCTGCACCAGCATGCCTCGAGCTGTCCCACCGCGACCGAGACGATCAACCTCGGTCGCGGGGGCAGGGACCTGGTACAACGCTGGGTGACCGGCGCGCAGCCGAACTACGGCCTCTCGGTGCGTGCCTCGGCGACCGACCGGTTCGGCTGGAAGAAGTTCGCCGGGCATCGCACGGCCAACCCGCCGCGCCTGTTCGTCACGCACAGCGCCTACGACGCGCGGTACCGGGTGGATCGTGGTGTGCCGGAACCGCCGGTAACCAGGACCCAGGGCGGCAAGGTCAAGATCACCGTGACCAACCGCGGGGCACACACGTGGACCAGGGAGGACTTCGCGCTCGGCTACCGGGCGTTCACCGCGAAGGGCAGGCCGGTCGAGTCGACCGAGGCCGCGTCCCTTCCCCATGATGTCCCACGCGGCGGCTCGGTCACCCTGGAAGCGCTCATCAAGCCGCTGGACCCGGGCGACTACCTGTTGGACTTCAGCATGCTGCGGCGCGGAGGGCCGTGGTTCACCGACGAGCAGATCCCGCCGACCCGGCTGGTCATGACCGTCTTCGACGTGCCACCCATCGTGAAGGCCCAGTACCCGCCGAACGGTTACTCGGCGCCGACGCTCACCCCGCAACTGTGGGTGGACGCGGTGGACGTGGACGCGCCGGTGGACACCGACCTGCGGTACCGCTTCGAGATCTGCCGTGACTACGAGGAACAACCGGACGGCTCGCTGCGTGGGATCTCCTGCACCGACTCCGGTTATGTGGACAAGCGCACCTGGACCGTGCCGGAGGGCGCGCTGCGGTGGAGCGAGGACTACCAGTGGCGTGCCTTCGCCTACGACGGCAATTCGGAGAGCCAGAAGCTGCCACCGAGCCACATCCTCACCGCGGTGCCGCAGCCGGAGATCACCGCACACCTCGCCAACGCGCCGTACAGCGGCCTCAAGAAGGACTTCGACCCGCAGACTGGGAACTACTTCTCCAGCGCCATCGACGCCTCCGTGTCCACCACCGGGCCCGAGCTGACCGTGGCGCGCACCTACAACAGCCTCGATCCGCGGAAGAAGCTGCTGTTCGGCGCGGGTTGGTCGACCCGCTACGACATGCGGGTATACCCGGACGAGGACGGCTCGGGCAATGTCGTGGTGACCTACCCGGACGGCCAGCAGGTCCGGTTCGGGCGCAACCATGACGGCACCTTCTCGGCGCCACCCGGGAGGCAGGTGGACTTCCACGCCAAGCTCCCGGAGGAGGGTGGCGGCTGGGTCATGGTCGACAAGAAGTCGACCCGCTACGAGTTCCGGTACGACGGCGTGCTGATGACGGTGCGCGACAAGGCGGGCCACATGGTCGAGCTCGACTACAACCCGCTGGACAAGCTGCGCCGCGCGATCAGCAGGACCAGTGACCGGGTGCTGTACTTCGACTGGTCCGGCGACCACATCTCCTCGGTCAAGACCGATCCCGTCGAGGGGGAGCAGCTCACCTGGACCTACGGCTACGAGGGCGACAGGCTCACCAAGGTCTGTGACCCGCTCGGCGGATGCACCAACTACGAGTACACCAGCGGGTCGCATTACCGCAGCTCGGTGATCGACTCCAGGCCCGCGTCCTACTGGCGGCTCGGTGAGGCCGAGGGCAGCACCGCGAACAGCCAGATCGGGGTCAAGCTGGGCGAGGACAACGGAACGTACGAGAACGTCACCCTCGGCAAACCGGGTGCCCTCGCGGACTCCGCGGACTCCGCGGTCGAGTTCGACGGCAACTCCTCGGCGATCACCGTGCCGGACGGGACCGTGCGCAAGAACCGCGACCTTTCCATCGAACTCTGGTTCAAGACCACCGAGGGCGGTCCGCTGTTCGGGTACCAACGAGCACCGATCGACGAGACGCCCAGCGGCGCCGTGCCCGCGTTGTACGTGGGCAACGACGGGAAGCTGCGGGGGCAGTTCTGGAACGGCACGGTCGACATGATCACCTCGGCCGAGCCGGTGAACGACGACCAGTGGCACCATGTGGTGCTCTCCGGCTCGCTGGCCACCCAGACCATGTACCTGGACGGCCAGAAGGTCGGCACGGCCGAGGGCGAGATCGACCACGACGACCTGACCTACAACCAGATCGGCGCGGCCTACACCGTGCCACCGTCATCCTGGCCGGAGTGGGGCAGCCAGCCGCGGCGGCACTTCTCCGGGCAGATCGACGAGGTGGCCTTCTACGAGTATCCACTCGGTGCCACCGCGGCCCGCGCGCATTTCGAAGCGCGCGCCAGCGCGGACTACCTCACCAAGGTCACTCTCCCCAGTGGACGGGTCGCGGCCGAGATGTCCTACGACACCGAGGCCGACCGGTTGCGGGAGTACACCGATCGCAACGGCGGCCACTGGGAGCTCGGCCGGTCGCGGGTGACCGGCACCGAGAACAACCTGGTGCGCACCACCACGGTCACCGACCCCGGTGGCAGGAAGCACATCTACGACTACGACCCGATCCGGGGCCGGATCCTGCGTTACATCGCGCCGCTCGGGTTGGGGTTGCGGCCGGAGGACCGGCGCAGCGACGACGATCTGCCCGCCCCACCGGAGATCCCCGGTTGCGACGACCTGCCACCGCCGACCGACGACGGCGATCCGGAGCATTGTGGCGGGCCGAGCAACGGTGGCAGCGACTGGGTCGGTGGCCCGGTGCTCGGGCAGGGCGTGCGTACCTACGACTACGACGAGGAGGGTTTCCAGACCACCATCGGCGACGAGCTCGGCAACGAGGTCGTGCTGACCAATGACGAGCGGGGCAACGTGCTGTCCCGCAAGACCTGCCGGGTCCGGCCGGACAACTGCCAGACCACGTACTACGAGTACTACGTCGACGAGAACGACGTCACCGACCCGCGCAACGACAAGCTGCTCGCGGCGCGGGACCCCCGGTCGAGCGGCCCCGATGACGACACCTACGCCACGAAACACCGCTACACCGGCACGGGTGTGCGAGGTCTGTTGCGGACCACCACGACACCGGACGGCGCGGTGGTGCGGCACACCTACACCACGCGTAAGGACGCCGCGGTGGACGGCGGTAGCACGCCGGAAGGCTTGCCGGCCACTACGACCGACGAGCGCGGCGGGGTCACTAGCTACCGGTACTACAACAACGGTGATCTCGCCAGCGTGGAGAACCCGGCCGGGCTGCGTACCACCTATACCTACGACGTACTGGGTCGCAAGATCACCGAGACCCAGCACAGCGAGGCCCATCCCGATGGTCTGACCACGAGATTCGAGTACGACGAGCTGTCCAGGCCCATCTCGGTGACGGCGCCCCCGGTAACCGATGCGGTGACCGGAGACACGCACACCGGGCAGACCGTGACCTCCTACGACGCCGACGGCAACGAGACCCGGGTCGAAACCCGCGATCTGACCGGGGGTGATCCGAGCCGGGTCACGGCGAAGGGCTACGACGAGCACGGCCGGGTCGACGAGGTCACCGATGCCGAGGGCGGCAAGACGTTCTACGGCTACGACGGCTTCGGCAACCGCACCTGGAAGGTCGATCCGAACGGCAACAAGTACGAGTACGGCTACACCGCGCGCAACGCGATCGCCGAGGTGCGGTTACGAGGCTGGCACGGCGAGCCGCTCGACCCGGCGGAGAGCGGCGGCGGTGATGGCGAGGGAAACGCCGAGGCCGGGGAAAGCCTGGTGCTGGCGTCCTTCGGCTATGACCTCGCGGGCCGCAAGGTCAGGGAAACCGACGCGATGGGGCGGACGCTGCGTTACCACCATTACGAGGACGACAAGGTCCGCAAGGTGGTCGCGAAGAAGGTCAACGACCCGTTCGACCCGGAAGCCCCGATCAGGGACGTCACGCTCAGCGAGTTCAGCTACGACGCGGCCGGCCGGCTCACCCGCGAGACCGATGCCGCCGGGCTGGTGACCGAGTACGAATACGACAAGCTCGGCAGGCGGATCGCCGAGATCCAGGATCCGGGCGGCCTCGCGCAGCGCACCGAGCTGACCTACGCCCCCGGCGGGGACGTGACGAAGGTGGTGCACAGCGGGCAGAGCTCGAACAGCACGCGCCTGGATCGCGGGCGGGTCGAGATCACCGAGTACGGCTACGACCGGGCGGGCCGGACCACCAGTGAAACCGTCCACAATGGCTCGCGGAAACTGGTCACCGCGCACACCTACGACGAACGCGGGCTGCGTACCTCCAGCACTGACCCGAGGGGGAGCACCACCGACTTCGGGTACGACAGCGTGGGCCAGCCGACCACGGTGACCCAGCCTGACGTCGAGGTGGAGACCGGCGGAGGTGAGCCGGAGCAGGTCCGGCCGCGGATGGTGACCGGCTACAACACCTTCGGCGAGGCGACCGCGCAGCGGGACGAGAACGGTCACGTCAGCACGGTGCGGTACGACGGACTCGGCCGCGCGGTGGAAGTCTCCTCGCCGGAGTACCGCAGGCCCGGGGCGGACTCCGCGGCGCGGGCCGTGACTCGCACCGAGTACGACGCCGCGGGAAACCCGATCACGGTCACCGATCCGCGCGGTGCCGTGACCCGTTACCGGTACGACCAACTCGGCCGGATGGTCGAGCGGACCGACCCGAGGGCGGACGCGGGCGATGAGCCCGGCGGGGTGTGGCGCTACGCCTACACGCACACCGGCGAGCCACTCTCGGTCACCGACCCGACCGGTGCGCGGACCGAGGCGACCTACGACGACCTCGGCCGCCAGGTCACCGCGACGGAGCTGGAGCGCTGGCCGGAGGCGGCCGCGTACACCGCGCGGATGCACTACGACGACGCTGGCAACCTGACCAGCGTGGTGTCGCCGACCGGGGCGACCACCCGGCACGACTACGACGTTCTCGGGCAGCGGACCAAGAGCACCGACCCGGCCGGGGTGGTGACCCGGTACGGGTACGACCTCGCCGGCCAGCAGGTGCGGGTCTCAGACGGGCACGGCCGGACCACCTACCGCTCGTTCGACCAGGCCGGCCGCAACACCGGGGTGTACCAGCTCGACGCGGCCGAGCGAGTGTTGCGCAAGACCTCGTTCGGCTACGACAAGGCCGGCAACCGGGTGTCGGTGACCGATCCGTACGCGCGGGTCGCGGAATTCCAGTACGACAGCCACAACCGGTTGGTACGGCAGGAGGAACTGGTCTCCGGCGAGGACAAGATCGTCACCGGCTTCGGCTACGACGCCGCCGGGAACCTGACCCGCAGCACGGATGGGCGGGGCAACGAGACCGTGCAGACCTACAACGTGCTCGGCCTGCCGGAGTCGGTGATCGAACCGCCCACCGAAGCTCATCCGGCCGCCGGGGATCGGACCTGGACCCTCGGCTACGACCTGGCGGGCAACCCGGTCACCGAGCAGGCGCCCGGCGATGTCACCAGGCAGCGCACCTATGACGCGCTGGGCAGGCTGGTCCGGGAGACCGGTACCGGTGCGCAGGAGCCCACCGCGGAGCGGACGCAGCGGTTCGACGCGGCCGGGCGGCTGCTTGCGGTGAGTGCTCCCGGCGGGGAGAAGACCTTCGGCTACAACGACCGGGGCGCGCTGCTGACCAGCGAGGGCCCGGTGTCGGGCAAGTCCGAGTACAGCTACGACGCCGCCGGCAGGCTGACCCGGCGGGTCGACGCGGCCGGGACCTCGGCGTTCACCTACAACCAGGGGCGGCTCGCCGGTGCCACCGACGGGATCACCGGCGTCACGCAGGGCTATTCGTATGACGACGCCGGAGCGCTTGCGGCCGTGGACTACGGCGGCGGCCGCCTTCGGGAGTACGGCTACGACGACTTCGGCCGGCGGATCTCGGACACCCTGCGGGGCTCCGGCGGTTCGGTGCTGGCCGCGACCGAGTACGGCTACGACCTGGCCGACCGGATCACCTCGAAGAAGACCACCGGAACGGCTGGGGCAGGGGAGAACACCTACAGCTACGACCACGCGGGCCGGATGACCTCGTGGACCCGCGACGGCACCACCACGGACTACGAGTGGGACGCCTCCGGAAACCGGACCCGTGCCGGGGACCGGGCCGCCACCTTCGACGAGCGCAACCGGCAACTGACCGACGGCGACACGCCCCTGACCTGGACCGCCCGTGGCACCCTCGCCTCGCGTGGCGAGACCCAGTACGGGTTCGACGCCTTCGACCGCGCGGTGCGGCGGGGCTCGGTCAGCTACGAGTACGACGGCCTGGACCGGATGTCTGCGCGCAACGACCAGTCCTTCGGCTACGACGGCGCGAGCCTCAACCTGGTCTCGACCGGGACCTCGGTGTTCGCTCGTGGCGCGGACGGCGGGCTGCTGGCGCAGTCGGCGGGCGGCTCCGGACAGCTGGCCATCACCGACCTGCACCAGGACGTGGTGGCGGGCCTCGACCCCGCGGGTGACGAACTGGCTGGCTCTGCGGCATACGACCCGTTCGGCCAGCCGTTGGCCTCGGACGGCACCCGGTCCGCGCTGGGGTACCAGTCGGACTACACCGACCCGGCCTCCGGCGAGGTGGATATGGGTGCCCGCTGGTACACACCCGGCACCGGCACCTTCACTGCCAGGGACAGCATTGATCTGCCGCGCACCCCGTCGAACGCGGCCAACCGCTACACCTACGCCCTCGGCTCGCCCACCAACTACACCGACCCGGACGGCCGGACGCCGCTTGCCGTATGTGTCGCCGCACCGACTGCGTGTGCTGCGGCTGGTGCGACCGCTGTGCGTCTTGCCGGGGCTGGCGTGCGGTTTGCGATCGGGCTTATCAGCCGGCTTGCGGGTTCCTCCGGCCGCGACGAGCCGGCACCCCCGCCGCAGCCGCAGCCACAGCCTGTCCCGACACTATCGCCGGGCAGTCTGAGCTTTGCGCTCCGGATTACCTTCGCTATTCAGGCAATGGTTCGATCAGGTCTGAATATCCGAGACGCAATTGATCAAGCGGGTGAGCAATACGGCGAGGGGCAAGTTCAGGCTGCGCTATCTAATCCGTCGGTCGGAGCGCCCCCTCCTCCACCTCCAGGTATAAAGGCCCGAAAAGATGCGCGGCAAAAGGCGATCAACGTTGCGCTACCCATACCTGAACAAGCGAAGAAGCTGATATATACCAACGGTATTGTGTCGGCAAGTCCGAGTACGCCTGCAGATACTGTTGTTGATGTTGTTGACAAGGTGCAAGATCTCTCCGGCGTCTACGGAAGAATCAAGGAAACTGTTCTCGATGCAAGCAAGCCGGTAATAAATAATGTTGCTGGTAAGCCGATTAGTGAACTGGCTCCGACTCAATTCCAGCAGATGGGGGGCTTCCAAGGTGGGCTCCGAAGGCAGCGTGTGGATGGGTCTTGGTATCGGACCTCGGCAATTTGGCGTCTGAACCCAGGCTCCGTGTCGGATGAGCTGGATGCGCGGAACATTACTCCTCAAGGATACAGATGGCGAACAGATAGCCATCTCCTATACCGCTTGGAACGCAGCTCTGCAGAAAATGACCGAGGTCCTGGTGTTATTTTCGAGCAAGGTTTTCGCTCGTTGGATATGGGTGGCCAGCATGACGTCCCTAGTTATGTTGCAGATAATCAAAAATCGCCGTTTGTTAGCACGACATATCGGGATGACATGTACAAAGAGTGGTCCAAGTCAACCCATATGTACATAGTCGATGCCCCGGGCGGTATTCATGTTAATGACACTATCGGTTCGAAGCATCAGTATGCTAGCCAACAAGAAGTAATTTTTCCAGGCGGTATTGCAAGTAGATATATCGTGGGTGTGAGGCGTATTGATCGCGAATCTGGTACTCTAGGTCCTGTGGTTCGAAATCCATACTACAGGCCTTGGAGGTAA